ATTCTTCTCTTTAAAATACGATAATCTCAACAATAAAATACCATCACCAGCGGAATTCTAACCGCAAGGTTAGTGAAGCTGGTTCAACTTTTTGTACTCGAAAAGTTGAATGTAATGCAGACCATAATGCTATCTTGATGGGTGTTGGTTTTGATCAAACTTTTCTGAAAAGTTTGCTGTTTTTTCACTCTTTTTTGAGAAAAAAGAGTTCTTAAAAATAAATCTATATTTTTCGATAAAATGAAAAGATAAAAATTTTATCGTTTAGCAAACGAAGAGAAGGTCCACCGATTACCTTGCTTTGCAAGTATAAGTCTACACCATTAGACGATATTTTTGGTGTATAATTCTTAAGGTTAAGAGACTCATTTTTTTATCCTTGGAAGTATGCAACAGGAAAAGGCCTAATAGTATCAAACTTTAACAGGTACTTTAGAAACCATGACATTGCTTGATAAACAAAATATAATTCTTCCAATTAAAAGTTTAAATTATTAACTTCAAAATAAAAATGGAGGTCATATGGACTACAGTGAAGTAATTGTAAATCATAGAAGATATTTACATACTATTCCGGAAATTGGTTTTCAAGAATACAAAACATCAGGCTATATATATAATAAACTGGTTTCTCTGAACTGTTTCCAAATAAAAAAATATGCAGGGACGGGAATTGTAGCATCTTACAAAGTAAACAATGATAAGTTTACAGCTTTTAGGAGTGATATCGATGCTTTACCAGTTACAGAATTAACAGATTTAGATTTTAGCTCAGAACACAATGGTTTTATGCATGCTTGTGGGCATGATTTTCATATGGCAATTTTGCTTACATTTGCTGAATTTATAAAGGATACCAAACCTCAAAAAAATATTCTTTTAATATTCCAACCAGCAGAAGAGGGACCTGCAGGTGGGAAAAAAATGGTTGAAGAAGGATTGTTTAATGATTTCCCAACAAATGAAGTTTTTGCTCTGCATACATCTCCAAAATATAGAACAGGTTCCATTGGAGTTAATCACTCAAAAATGTTTGCAGGTACAGTTGAGTTTCATTTAAAATTGAAGGGGAGAGGAGGACACGCTGCTTATCCACACAGAGTTGACGATGTAAACACAGCAGGGGCTTCACTAATTCTTCAATTAAATACTATTACCTCAAGATTTTTAGATCCTATACATGAAAACGTTTTATCAATAGGATACATACAGGGTGGGAAAATTGCCAATGTAATACCAGAAGAGTTTATAATTCACGGTACAGCTAGGTCTTACAATAGAGATGATATTTCGGTAATTAAAAGAAAATTGATGGATATGACTGAGGGTGTAGCAAAATCTTATGGGTTAGAGTTTGAAGTGGATTTTGTTTCGGAGTATGTACCCGTCATAAATAGCAAGGAAAGTGCTGACAAAATTATTGAATCTGCTAGAAAGTCAATGTTTGATGTAGTTGATTGTCCACCTGAGATGACTGGAGAAGATTTCGGTTTTATGAATTCACTGGTAGGAGGGGCGATTTTTTGGTTGGGAGTTGGATATAATGATGAATCAAAAAACTACAATCTTCATAATCCAAAATACTCTCCAGATGAAAATGCTTTGAAAATAGGATTTGAGATTTTGAAAGGTTTAATTTAAAGAGTGGGAATTAGTTTGACTAAGAGAGTACAAAATTTTATATTGTCGCGTTGAGAAATAGTAATTTCGTAGGAACAAAAGATTTGGTAATAAGTAAAAGACCAGACATAATAAAGAAAGGATTTTATGCTTAAGAAGATTATATTTACTGCTATAGTATTATTAAGTTTTGCCTGTACTCAAAAATTTGATGACTCGGGTTTTTCTATAACAGAGCCCGACGCTTATCCAGTAGTTGATACTCTGACTATAACAAGTTTCCTTTATGATTCAGCTGCGGTAGGTCCTGCATATAGATTTACTAATTATGATCGAGATTATTTAGGAACAGTTTTAGACGGTAACGATACTTTAGTCTCTTCAGAAGTTTGTTTCGCATTCAAGTTGCAGGATTTTGATTATGATATAGATTCTGCTTTCATAGCGTTTCCACTTTACAACGATTCGTTGTTGAATCCAGAAAATCTAGATATTAGATTATCTTACATCAAAAATAGCTGGTCAGAAATAACTGATTATGACACTATGACCATTAACAGTTCTGAATTCGATCAATCTCTATATTCATGGAGATTTGGCGGTAAAGATGATGAGCAAATAGGTGGTAATTTCAATAAACTAATCCTCAAACTACCTGCGGATTCATTACAAGGTTGGTATGATCAACTTGATGGTGATAATAAATATTTTTATGGTTTAAAATTGTCAAATCATGGTAGTATAGAACAATTGTTGAGATTGTATTCCAGTGAATGGAGCAGTTACTATTATCGTCCATACTGTATTGCATATCACCAGGAAGAAGTGGATTCAATAACCACTGAAACTGTAACTGATACTCTTGATTTTACTGCTGATATTAGTAAAATATTCAAAGCTCCTGCTCCAGAAAGTGAAAAGATCTTAATTGGAGGAATAACTGGAGAAGGTAGAGCTATGAAAATTGATTTCTCAGAATTGTATGAAACAAGTGGTTATGGACCAGAGGATTTAAAAGTATTGGCAGCGAGAGTTAAACTTCATAAATTTGCCAATGACTCAACTTTTATTGATATCGGTGAGTCGGGAATTACCGATATAGCAATTTATATGATGAGTGATTCTTTATGGTACAGTGAATCTAAAGAAGTTTTGGCTTACGATACTCTGCAACCTTGGATAAAGATGGGCGTTTCAACATCTTCCACTATTTATTTTGATATCGATACTAAACTTCAAAAATGGATTAAGTATCCGGATGAAAATTATGGTTTCTTCTTAAAAGCTAAGGGATCTGGATCTACAATTAGTTACTCAACTTATGATGATATAAAAATTGAAGTTATGTATTTAAAATATGATGATGGAGAGGAATAATGAGATATCTTGTTTTAGTTCTAATGATAATTGGGTTTGTAAACGCTGAAACCTCTCCTTTCAGTGTTTTTGGTTTAGGGGATATTCTTCCATTTTCAAATACTTCAAATGGGTTTGCTGTAAAAGATAGCACCAGTATAAGTTCTCCAGTGTTTACATCTTGGCTAGAAGTAAGAAATATGAGTTATAATGTGTCATTCAGTTCAAGTTTTCATTCAACATTCGGAGAAAAAAGTTCAAACTCAACTTATGATGATTTTCAAATTTCAGGTTTCAGTTTATGTTTACCATTTGGAGATGGAAATATAATTGGAGCTTCCCTAACTCCTTTTTCTATCGCAAAGTATTCAGTTTATGGTGATACTGTTGCAGTTACAAATGCTTACGGTTATACAACCCAAAAAACAACAGAGGTAATAAGTGGTAGTATAAATTCTTTTGCTCTTGTTTATGGACATAAATTTGATAATTTTAGTTTAGCTGTAGATTACTCTTCCAGGTTTGGGACGATTAGGAAAAAAATTGAAACAATATTTGAATCTTATGATGATTCAGTACCATTCGAAGCTAGGTCTGTTTTGGATTCATATCAAACGTCAATTTACCATGGTGGATTCGGTTTATCTGGTTTGTATGGATTTGAAAATTTGACTTTAGCTGCATCTGCAAATTTCTGGTTATTTGATTATGGTAAAAAAACACAAGAAAAAGCAGACAATGACAATATCGATGAATCGGTGGAAGTGGAATGGCCTTTTGAATTTAAGTGTGGATTATCCTATAACCCAAAAAAATGGTTTACTGCATATTCAGATTTAACGTATATCAATTTCTCTAATGTTAATTTAGGTATTTCTAATCAGGCATCATCTTCAGCGTATAATTATACAAAAGATTATTATGATGTTGCTCTAGGTGTTAGATTTAAATATTCCGATAGATTATTTGATGATTATTTTAAAAGAATCAGTTACGGAGTATCTGGTGGTATAAAGAATCTGGGGATTGAGATAAATGATAATTCTGTTTATCAATATTATTCAAATCTTGAACTGATTTTTCCGTATAATGACAATAGATCATGGATTAAAACTCTTTTTGGAGTTAGTATGACAGGTGATAAAGATCAGTTTGGAATGAGTGATATCGTATTCACTTCTACTATTGTTTTATCTGGAAACAATAACTGGTGGTTGAGAAAGAAAAAATATAATGATTAATTATTAATTTGAGAAAACTGAATAAATTTGTTTTATTTAGGAAAAAGTTTAACGGAGGTCGTTTTGAAAAAACTATTTACAACCCTTGCTGTTCTTCTTGCGATTGGAGCAGGATTTCAGAGTTGTAAGACAACTGAAGCATCAACAAAAAAAATTGAAGAGATTACTCCAGTGAAAGCTAAAGGTGAGCTTACTGAGAAGGAGATTAATGATCTTAGGATGAAGCAATCAATGGCTAATCAAAAGGTTAAGAATCAACAGTACAGAGATGCTCTTAACTATTACGAAGAAATTCTTCCTCAGGACTTAGATTTCAAATATCTGGCTCAAGTAAATATCAAAAAAGTTGCAGAAAGTTATGAAGGTTTGAATATTCAAGATTCTGCAATCATGTACTATGAAAAATACCTTACTGTTAAACCTGATGACAAGACTTCACTACAAAAACTTGATTTTTACTATACTGATGCAAATCAATACGATAAAGCAATTGAACTAATGACAAGTCTTCAAGCTATTGATCCTGAGAACAGTGAGTATATCTTAAAAATCGCTGGTTACTATATTAAGATGGCTCAAATGGAATTTGAACACAATGGAGAAGATAGTGAAACTGGTGCTGAATATGAAGAAAAAGCACTTGAAAGCTACGAAGAGTACCAAGATAAATCAGGAGACGAGAGCTATTCAAACTTGATAACTCAGTTAACTGCTAAATATAAATCTTCTGCTGAATTAAAAGTCAAATATGAAGAAGCTTTAAAAAGAGAGCCAGAAGATGTAACTACAATGCTTAAGTTAAGTAAAATTTATATAAGCGAAAATAACAATACTGGTGCTGCAAAACTTTTGGACAAAGTTGTTCAAATTGATCCTGAAAATAAATCTGCGATTAAAATGTTGCTTAGAATTTTTAAAGACGATGAGAAAAGAGCTGTACCTTTGTTCAAAAAAGCAATGCAATTTGAACCAAATAATGAAAATTACAATTTGAGTCTATCCAAGATTTATTTATCAAATAAAGACTATGTTTCTTCAAGAAATGAGGTTGTTAGTGCTTTAAGAAAAAATCCTAACAATAAAAAGATTTACAGACAATGGGCAAGTATTTATCAACAGTCAGTAACTTGTGCTTCATCTATCGGTTATAAAGATAAACTTGTATTGACAATTGCATATGGTCTTCTCAAAAAAGGTGGTTATGATTCTGATGCAAACAGAATGGCGTCAAACGAACAAACACCAACAAAAGTGGACTATTTTACAAACAAATCTATCACTAAACCAGATGGTAAATGTTACGAATGGATTGACCAAAATTGGGATGAGTTTAAATATATTGATGAATATATTGCAAGGTTTAAATAGTAAAATTTTTACAAGAATATCTAAAGGGCTGATGTGTATACTTCAGCTCTTTTTATTATAAGGGGGAGATATATGAAAAAAATTTATCTGGGATCAGATCACGGCGGGTTTGAACTGAAAGAGCATATAGTTGGATATCTCATTAGTATGGGTCATGATGTAATTGATTTGGGTACAAGATCAACCGAATCTGTTGATTATCCATATTTTGGTAGAGAAGTTGCAAAAGCTGTTGTGAGCGATAATGCTATGGGTATAATTGTTTGTGGAACAGGTATTGGAATTTCTATTGCTGCGAACAAAGTTTCTGGAGCCAGAGCTGCTCTTTGTCACTGTGTCGAATACGCGAAGCTTTCGAGACAGCACAATAATGCTAATATTTTAGCTTTAGGAGGAAGATTCATTGACGAGGTTCTTGCTTTTGAAATTGTAGAGGCATTCCTTGAAACTGAATTTGAAGGTGGAAGACACGAAAAAAGAGTGGCCGATATTGAGAATATTAATGGGTAAATTATTTACTTTGAACTCGATAAAATTTTGTGTAAATACCGATAAATAAATTCTAAATGGAGGATGAAATGAGCAATTTGAGAGAGTTTGATCCGGAAATTTTCCAGTCAATAGAGGATGAAAAAGGAAGACAAAATAATAAGATAGAATTAATTGCTTCCGAAAATTTTGTTTCAGAAAATGTGATGAGTGCTTTAGGTTCTGTAATGACAAATAAATACGCAGAAGGTTATCCTGGGCATAGATATTATGGTGGATGTGTTCATGTTGATGAAGCTGAGAATATTGCAATTGAGAGAGCGAAACAACTTTTTAATTGTAAATGGGTAAATGTACAACCTCATAGTGGGTCGCAAGCTAACATGGCTGCATTGATGGTTT
Above is a window of Candidatus Delongbacteria bacterium DNA encoding:
- a CDS encoding amidohydrolase; this translates as MDYSEVIVNHRRYLHTIPEIGFQEYKTSGYIYNKLVSLNCFQIKKYAGTGIVASYKVNNDKFTAFRSDIDALPVTELTDLDFSSEHNGFMHACGHDFHMAILLTFAEFIKDTKPQKNILLIFQPAEEGPAGGKKMVEEGLFNDFPTNEVFALHTSPKYRTGSIGVNHSKMFAGTVEFHLKLKGRGGHAAYPHRVDDVNTAGASLILQLNTITSRFLDPIHENVLSIGYIQGGKIANVIPEEFIIHGTARSYNRDDISVIKRKLMDMTEGVAKSYGLEFEVDFVSEYVPVINSKESADKIIESARKSMFDVVDCPPEMTGEDFGFMNSLVGGAIFWLGVGYNDESKNYNLHNPKYSPDENALKIGFEILKGLI
- the rpiB gene encoding ribose 5-phosphate isomerase B; protein product: MKKIYLGSDHGGFELKEHIVGYLISMGHDVIDLGTRSTESVDYPYFGREVAKAVVSDNAMGIIVCGTGIGISIAANKVSGARAALCHCVEYAKLSRQHNNANILALGGRFIDEVLAFEIVEAFLETEFEGGRHEKRVADIENING